TTATTTTCCCCCTTTCAGAAAGAACAAGTCCTTTACATTCTAAATGTCCTTTGACTTGTGGTGATATTGCTTTCAAGTTTCCTCTTGATATTACAGTTCCACCTAAGGAAATTGCTCTGCTTATCACTTCTGCTGATGTGGCTCTTTCTGCAAAAATTACTCTATTGCCAATATCCTGATAACAATCTGGAAATCCAACAACTATTGAGTTAAATCTTACTCTTGAATTTTTGCCTTTGAGAATTGCAGTTGGATACATTACTATTTTTTTAACTGGTTTGAAATTCATATAATTTGAAATAAAAACACCTCCTTCTTCCACTACTGCAACACTTTTGGGTTCAACTTCAACATCTTTTTTCCATGAATGGAGCATTGTAAAGTTTAAAAAACCCCCTTTATGGATAAAAAATTCTGAAATTCCAAGATGGTATGCCTCATTTGCTGCCTTTAATGATGTGCAACCATTGATAAGATATAACTCTGCTCCTTCTTCAACAATTATTATGTTATGAACTTTTTGTTTAAATTTTTCTGTTTTTAAAATTAAACATGCCTGAACAGGAAATAGGACCTTTTTGCCTTTTTTTACTCTTATAAAATAACCACCCTTTGTATTTTTATCATAATGGATATTAAACATCTCAAATGCTTTGCCAAAATATTTTTCTTTTACCTCTGGATATTTTTCAAGTGCATTTTCTATTGAGGAAATTTCTAAATTTTCTTCTTTTATACCTGCAAGTAAAACATTATTGTCTTCCTGAACAAAACTACCTGCTCTTTCTTTTTCTTCTGTATCATATCCAACTTCTTCAAGTTTTTTATATTCTTCTTTCATTTTTTTTCCTTTAATATCCCTCAAATCTGCTTATATTTCACAGAGATAATAGGTTTCAATAAAATCCCCCCTCATCCCTCCTTCTCCCCCAAGGGAGAAGGAATAAAAACCCCCCTCACCCCCCTTTCTAAAAGGGGAAACTTTTGGGTAAGAGATATCTCTTTTTAAGTGGGGAACTTTAGCACCAATTTTTTCATTTTGCCTTCCTCATTTTGCAATTCCTAAAATCCCNNNNNNNNNNNNNNNNNNNNNNNNNNNNNNNNNNNNNNNNNNNNNNNNNNNNNNNNNNNNNNNNNNNNNNNNNNNNNNNNNNNNNNNNNNNNNNNNNNNNAAAAGGGGGAAATTTACACTTTTCACTAATAAGGCCTGTCCGTCGCAATTTCTGGCGGAGAAGGTAGAGATGGATTTCTCTTTGTGTTTTTTTGCCTTTTAGTCAATATAGTTAACAAATAATTATTTACTGGTCCTCGCATTTACATTTTCCGCATTTTTCATATCCATTTTTTCTTATATCCTGAAATATCTTTTCTGGTTCGTCTGAACAACAGAGTTTTCCATTCATAAGAACACATCCTCTTTTTGCAGAAATATATTGTAGAATATAACCAGTATGAGTAATTATTAATGCAGAACTTCCATTTTTTTTAAAAAATTCATTTAGAACTTTACCCATTATTGAGATATTTTCAATATCAACACCTGATTCTGGCTCATCAAGTAAAAGAAGTTTTGGCTTTTGCAATAGAATTTGAAAAAGTTCAGACCTTTTTTTCTCTCCACCTGAAAAATCAACATTTACATCTCTGTCAAGAAACTCTTTTAAATTTAATTTTTCTGCATAATCAAATATAACATCATCATTTTCTTCAAGATATTTCGCTATTTGATAAAGTTTTACTCCACTTATTTCAGGCGGTTGTTGATACATTACCCCTATTCCCATTTTTGCTCTTTCACTTACTGTTAAATTTTTTAAACTTTTTCCATCAAATAATATATCTCCCTCTTTTATTTTGTAATCAGAAACACCCATAATTGATTTTATAAGTGTTGATTTTCCAGAGCCATTTGGTCCAAACATAATAACAATGTCTCCATCTTTTATTGTAAGAGAAAGTTCTTTTAAAATCTCATCTCCCTCTTCTGAAGTAACAATAATTTTATCAACTTTAAGCATTTTTAATCACCTTTTTAACTCTCTCAAGGAAAGTAGGAAATAATTTTTCTACCAGTAAAATAAATTTCTGCATTCTTCTCCATCTTATATCTAAATATTCATGAACAACTATATTACGATATTGTGCTAATGCAGAAAATTCTTCAGCTTCTTCAGGAGAAAAACCCAAAACTGTACAAAAGACCTTTAATGTTTCTTTATAACTTTGAGGTATTGTTTTTTTCTCTGAGGCAAGAATTATTTTTGAAATATCAAGACAACCCATTACAAGATTTTCAATCCATCTCTCCAATGCTCTTCTTTTAATACTATTCTGGTTATATTCCTGCCATGTAATGTTTTTCATAATTTCTATATCAGTAAACTCATTTTCAAGAAATCTCAAATACTTTAAAATTTCTGCCTTATTTTCAGGAGAAATTGATTTTGCTTTTTCAGATATCCAGTAATACTCATCTACAAATTTCCACCAATCCATTGCCTCATAACTAACTTTACATAACAAATTCAAGTAAAGTTTTTTATCAGATATTTTTAATGGTAAACCATCCCTTAAAATTTTATAAACAAGATCTGGACTTGCTCTATTTAAAACAACAAGGTCAATATTATCTGTCTGTAAAATTTCTACAAGTTCTCCCCATATTTTTTCTTCTTCTGGATATTCAAAATTTGCCTCTAATTCCATATATTCTACTGGTTTAAAATATATTCCAATGTCCCAATCAGAAATATTTCTTTGTTGTCCAGTTGCTCTTGAACCAAAAAGAAATGCCATAACAATCTGTGGTTTTGTCTCAAAAAATTTTTTAAGAATTTTTAATTCATTATCCATTTTTATTCCTCTTTTGTTCAATTATTTTACCCTAAATCATAACAAAAGGATAATGTTAAATAAAAAATCAGGAAGGTCAAAAATACTTAAAATAAACCAACTATTTTACCATCTTTATCAATATCAACTTTCTCACCTGCTGGATGAGAAGGAAGCCCTGGCATGGTTCTCATTTCACCACATAAAGGATAAATAAATCCTGCTCCTGCTGAGACCCTTATATCTCTTATTGGCAAAGTAAAACCATCTGGTTTTCCTTTTAAATTTGGGTCGTGGGATAAAGAAAGATGTGTTTTTGCCATACAAATTGGCAAATTCCCAAATCCCCATTTTGTGTATGTCTTTATTTTCTTTTCTGCTAATGGTGAATATTCTATTTTACCAGCACCATAAATTTTTGTTGCTATTGTTTCAATTTTCTTTTTTATATCCCAGTTATCTTCATATAAAAACTTAAAATTTTTCTCCTTCTCTGATGCTTTTATAACTTTTTCTGCTAAACCAATTCCACCCTCCCCTCCTTTTTCCCATACCTCACTTACTTCTACATCATCTGCACCATATTTTAATGATAACTCCTTTAATGTTTCTATTTCTTTTTCTGTGTCAGTTTTAAATTTATTTATTGCAACAACAACAGGAATTCCAAAATATTTAGCATTTTCAATATGTTTTTGGAGATTACAACTACCCTCTTTTAGTGCTTTTATATTTTCTTCAATAAGTCCTTTATCAAGTGGTTTTCCCGGGACGACTTTAAATTTACCTGAATGCATTTTTAAAGCCCTAACTGTACAAACAATAACAACACAATCGGGTCTTAGTCCACTATATCTACATTTAATATCCATAAATTTTTCCATTCCACAATCAGCACCAAATCCACTTTCTGTAACAACATAATCAGATAGTTTCAATGCAATAAGGTCAGCAATTATTGAACTATTTCCATGTGCAATGTTTGCAAATGGTCCTGCATGAACAAAAACAGGTGTATGTTCTATTGTCTGCATCAAATTTGGTTTTATAGCATCTTTCAATAGAACTGCCATTGCTCCTGCACATTTTACATCTTCTGCTGTAACTGGTTTCCCATCTTTTGTCTGTGCAACTATAATTTTTCCTAATTTTTTTCTAAGGTCAAAAATATCTCTTGTTAAGGCGATAATTGCCATAACTTCTGATGCAACTGTTATATCAAAGTTTGTCTCTCTTGGAATTCCGTTTTCTTCTCCACCAAGTCCAATAACTATATGTCTCAAAAACCTATCTGAAACATCAACAACTCTTTGCCAGTTTATTGTCAATGGGTCTATATTAAAAGGATTTCCTTTAAAAACAGAATTATCTACAAATGCTGCAAGTAAATTATGAGCAATACCAACTGCATGAACATCTCCTGTTAAATGTAAATTGAAGTCATCCATAGGAATTACCTGTGAATATCCACCTCCTGCTGCTCCACCTTTAATTCCAAAAACAGGTCCAAGAGACGGTTGCCTTATGCAGGTA
The bacterium DNA segment above includes these coding regions:
- a CDS encoding SufD family Fe-S cluster assembly protein, producing MKEEYKKLEEVGYDTEEKERAGSFVQEDNNVLLAGIKEENLEISSIENALEKYPEVKEKYFGKAFEMFNIHYDKNTKGGYFIRVKKGKKVLFPVQACLILKTEKFKQKVHNIIIVEEGAELYLINGCTSLKAANEAYHLGISEFFIHKGGFLNFTMLHSWKKDVEVEPKSVAVVEEGGVFISNYMNFKPVKKIVMYPTAILKGKNSRVRFNSIVVGFPDCYQDIGNRVIFAERATSAEVISRAISLGGTVISRGNLKAISPQVKGHLECKGLVLSERGKIIAIPELETDFQDVELSHEAAIGKIRKEEIEYLASRGIPEEEAQSIIIRGFMNTEILGLPEVIKNEIDKITSELTQSPL
- a CDS encoding ATP-binding cassette domain-containing protein produces the protein MLKVDKIIVTSEEGDEILKELSLTIKDGDIVIMFGPNGSGKSTLIKSIMGVSDYKIKEGDILFDGKSLKNLTVSERAKMGIGVMYQQPPEISGVKLYQIAKYLEENDDVIFDYAEKLNLKEFLDRDVNVDFSGGEKKRSELFQILLQKPKLLLLDEPESGVDIENISIMGKVLNEFFKKNGSSALIITHTGYILQYISAKRGCVLMNGKLCCSDEPEKIFQDIRKNGYEKCGKCKCEDQ
- a CDS encoding DUF86 domain-containing protein; the protein is MDNELKILKKFFETKPQIVMAFLFGSRATGQQRNISDWDIGIYFKPVEYMELEANFEYPEEEKIWGELVEILQTDNIDLVVLNRASPDLVYKILRDGLPLKISDKKLYLNLLCKVSYEAMDWWKFVDEYYWISEKAKSISPENKAEILKYLRFLENEFTDIEIMKNITWQEYNQNSIKRRALERWIENLVMGCLDISKIILASEKKTIPQSYKETLKVFCTVLGFSPEEAEEFSALAQYRNIVVHEYLDIRWRRMQKFILLVEKLFPTFLERVKKVIKNA
- a CDS encoding formate--tetrahydrofolate ligase; this translates as MLSDLEIAQKAEIKHIGEIAEKIGIDNKFLELYGNYKAKVSLDILEKIKDRPDGKYIDITAITPTPLGEGKTVTTIGLSQAIGKLNKKVFTCIRQPSLGPVFGIKGGAAGGGYSQVIPMDDFNLHLTGDVHAVGIAHNLLAAFVDNSVFKGNPFNIDPLTINWQRVVDVSDRFLRHIVIGLGGEENGIPRETNFDITVASEVMAIIALTRDIFDLRKKLGKIIVAQTKDGKPVTAEDVKCAGAMAVLLKDAIKPNLMQTIEHTPVFVHAGPFANIAHGNSSIIADLIALKLSDYVVTESGFGADCGMEKFMDIKCRYSGLRPDCVVIVCTVRALKMHSGKFKVVPGKPLDKGLIEENIKALKEGSCNLQKHIENAKYFGIPVVVAINKFKTDTEKEIETLKELSLKYGADDVEVSEVWEKGGEGGIGLAEKVIKASEKEKNFKFLYEDNWDIKKKIETIATKIYGAGKIEYSPLAEKKIKTYTKWGFGNLPICMAKTHLSLSHDPNLKGKPDGFTLPIRDIRVSAGAGFIYPLCGEMRTMPGLPSHPAGEKVDIDKDGKIVGLF